From one Microbulbifer sp. A4B17 genomic stretch:
- a CDS encoding dienelactone hydrolase family protein, translating to MVSDIFGRTKALERFSAGLPGSVEILDPYNSEMMKFDCEVEAYSHFRSKVGLDKYVEKLLERISASFGYVNLVGFSIGASAIWRLSDHQALSKVSGAILFYSSQIRDYVKIDFIFPTRLIFPAMEPQFSVLEVMQKLKQKELVEVHHSTYLHGFMNLHSRSYNAEAYAKYKQIVCNTPFNDPIYKGFN from the coding sequence TTGGTTTCAGATATTTTTGGTCGTACAAAAGCTTTAGAGCGATTTTCAGCTGGTCTTCCTGGTAGTGTGGAGATACTTGATCCGTATAATTCAGAAATGATGAAGTTTGATTGTGAAGTTGAGGCGTATTCACACTTTAGATCAAAGGTTGGGCTCGATAAATACGTTGAAAAATTATTAGAGAGAATCAGCGCATCATTTGGTTATGTGAATCTAGTAGGCTTTAGTATCGGTGCATCGGCCATATGGAGGCTATCTGACCATCAAGCTTTGAGTAAAGTTTCAGGGGCAATTTTATTTTATAGTTCACAAATTCGCGATTACGTCAAAATTGATTTTATATTTCCTACGCGCTTGATATTCCCGGCGATGGAGCCTCAGTTTTCTGTATTAGAGGTCATGCAGAAGTTGAAGCAGAAAGAGCTAGTGGAGGTTCATCATTCCACTTACCTTCATGGCTTTATGAATCTCCATTCCAGAAGTTATAATGCAGAAGCTTATGCTAAATATAAGCAGATAGTATGTAATACGCCCTTCAACGACCCCATCTATAAAGGTTTCAACTGA
- a CDS encoding N-acetyltransferase, with product MNRDELLAVLNEDSLREHLIKHEYFDGQSLNEWIRFKLEVDSLPGCRVRLIYIGGVLAGWCGIQPDDSDFEMAVVISQQFWGSGLSVFKTMIGWAKELGHKEIVCHLLDSRPEYKALKRISETVHKTELLGRYFTTYCIELDKYEQSKL from the coding sequence GTGAATCGTGATGAATTGTTAGCTGTACTCAATGAGGATTCACTTAGGGAGCACTTAATTAAACATGAATACTTTGATGGCCAAAGCCTTAATGAGTGGATCAGGTTTAAATTAGAAGTAGACTCCCTGCCAGGGTGCCGTGTTCGACTAATTTACATCGGTGGAGTATTAGCTGGGTGGTGTGGTATTCAACCTGACGATAGCGACTTTGAGATGGCTGTTGTCATATCTCAACAATTTTGGGGTTCTGGACTCTCAGTATTCAAAACAATGATCGGTTGGGCTAAGGAGTTAGGGCATAAGGAAATAGTGTGCCATTTACTTGACAGTAGGCCGGAATACAAAGCTTTGAAAAGAATATCCGAAACAGTACATAAAACTGAGCTGTTGGGACGATATTTTACGACATACTGTATCGAACTTGATAAATATGAACAGAGTAAATTATAA
- the csrA gene encoding carbon storage regulator CsrA has product MLILKRRIGENLRIGTKVSVKVLEVKGNQVKMGIHAPKSVPIHREEIYRHIQKE; this is encoded by the coding sequence ATGTTGATATTGAAACGCCGAATAGGTGAAAACCTACGAATCGGCACCAAAGTTTCGGTTAAGGTATTAGAGGTTAAAGGCAACCAAGTGAAGATGGGGATACATGCCCCCAAATCTGTACCCATTCATCGCGAAGAAATATATAGGCACATCCAAAAGGAATAG
- a CDS encoding GFA family protein has translation MSKIKGGCHCGSIAWEFDLPIKTVVKCHCSMCRRLQGADHSTYAVVPKEQFSLSKGKDLVVSYQATEKSYKNFCSVCGTPTHLVNGKHFPDDYVLPLGIVENYTNELAPKIQVYTSEKPPWSNIHDDVPLFS, from the coding sequence TTGAGTAAAATAAAAGGTGGTTGCCATTGTGGTTCTATAGCATGGGAATTTGATCTTCCTATTAAGACAGTAGTGAAGTGTCATTGCTCTATGTGTAGGAGGTTACAAGGCGCTGATCACAGTACATATGCTGTTGTTCCAAAAGAACAATTCTCATTATCTAAAGGGAAAGACTTGGTTGTCAGTTATCAAGCTACCGAAAAGTCATATAAAAATTTCTGTTCCGTATGTGGAACGCCAACTCACCTTGTTAACGGAAAGCATTTCCCTGATGATTATGTGTTGCCACTCGGCATAGTTGAAAATTATACAAATGAGCTGGCACCTAAAATACAAGTGTATACATCGGAAAAACCTCCTTGGTCGAATATTCATGATGACGTGCCACTATTTAGCTGA
- the ltrA gene encoding group II intron reverse transcriptase/maturase: MSYSATNRVINPEGEELTISAKPFNIPKRAVWEAWKQIKANGGGAGIDGITIEQYESNLARNLFKLWNRLSSGSYFPSAVKRVDIPKLDGSLRPLGIPTIEDRIAQMVVKQLLEPELEKVFHPDSYGYRPGKSAIDAVRRARQRCWDRIWVVDLDIKGFFDNINHELLLKALDKHNNHRWVRLYVQRWLTAPVQHRDGQLEERTQGTPQGGVISPLLANLFLHYALDVWMVRTHKEIPFERYADDAVYHCRNPREADRLLAALKARLTSCGLEAHPEKTRKVYCKNSNRKDNHPVIHFDFLGYRFGPRKAKNRHGQTFTAFGPSMSPKAFKRIKDKVRQWRVINWVDRSLSEMAQALNPAIQGWLNYYGHFGRKYGVYRLQKYLDQTLMRWARKKFKHLKRSCFKSWAFIGKVRQQMRGLFAHWRMGRLKMC; the protein is encoded by the coding sequence TTGTCGTATTCGGCGACTAACCGTGTAATCAACCCAGAGGGGGAGGAATTAACGATTAGCGCAAAGCCATTCAATATTCCCAAACGGGCGGTTTGGGAAGCGTGGAAGCAGATCAAGGCCAATGGAGGCGGTGCGGGGATTGACGGGATTACGATAGAGCAGTACGAATCGAATCTCGCCAGAAACCTGTTCAAGCTTTGGAATAGACTGTCATCTGGCAGCTATTTTCCATCAGCCGTCAAACGAGTGGATATTCCGAAGCTCGATGGCAGCCTGCGACCACTGGGTATTCCCACAATCGAAGATCGCATTGCACAAATGGTGGTCAAGCAGCTGCTGGAGCCAGAACTGGAGAAGGTCTTTCACCCTGACTCCTACGGTTATCGACCAGGTAAGTCTGCTATAGACGCAGTGCGCCGAGCTCGACAACGATGCTGGGATAGAATCTGGGTGGTTGATTTAGACATCAAGGGTTTCTTTGACAATATTAATCACGAACTCCTACTGAAGGCATTAGATAAACATAATAATCATCGGTGGGTCAGACTCTATGTGCAGCGCTGGTTGACGGCTCCTGTACAACATCGGGATGGACAGCTTGAAGAGCGAACACAAGGCACACCACAAGGAGGCGTAATCAGCCCGCTGTTGGCGAACTTGTTTTTGCACTACGCGCTGGACGTCTGGATGGTAAGAACGCACAAAGAAATTCCTTTTGAGCGTTACGCTGATGATGCGGTTTACCATTGTCGCAATCCCCGGGAAGCAGATCGCTTACTGGCAGCGCTGAAGGCACGCCTGACTTCCTGCGGGCTTGAAGCTCATCCAGAGAAAACCCGCAAGGTTTATTGCAAGAACAGCAACCGTAAAGACAACCACCCTGTGATCCATTTTGACTTTCTGGGTTATCGATTTGGTCCCAGGAAAGCAAAGAATCGCCATGGACAAACCTTCACCGCCTTTGGTCCATCAATGAGCCCTAAAGCTTTCAAGAGGATCAAGGATAAGGTTAGGCAGTGGCGTGTGATTAACTGGGTGGACCGATCACTGTCGGAGATGGCACAAGCACTTAATCCCGCAATACAAGGATGGCTGAACTACTACGGTCACTTTGGGCGGAAATATGGTGTTTATCGACTTCAGAAGTATCTTGATCAAACGCTGATGCGTTGGGCCAGGAAGAAGTTTAAGCATCTGAAGCGAAGCTGTTTCAAGAGTTGGGCCTTTATTGGAAAGGTTCGTCAACAAATGCGTGGCTTGTTTGCACACTGGAGAATGGGAAGATTGAAAATGTGCTGA
- a CDS encoding IS3 family transposase (programmed frameshift) — translation MTTKGTRRHFKPEFKKDAVALVSEQGYSIPKAAEAVGTTTNNLRRWIKELKQEEDGVRLDVGERAELERLRRENKQLRMEKEIPKKGQRLLCERNEIKYSFIEKQQGSFPVRVLCRVMQVSKTSYYDWCYRGNSSIDAQTWQLCHRLKALFAESRQSLGSRRLMKLLRKEGFEVGRYRVRKLMKKLGLAVKRKKRFTLTTDSKHHLPVAENLLNREFSPSAKNQVWTTDITYIWTSQGWLYLAVVIDLYSRRIVGWHLDRKMETALVTRALMMAVNLRTPPKGLLHHSDRGSQYASHTYQTLLSQQGMVCSMSRKGNCWDNAPTERFFSSLKREWLTENLYPTREDAVADVRAYIAYYNSRRIHTTLGDLAPIEFEKCA, via the exons ATGACAACAAAAGGTACACGTCGGCATTTCAAGCCGGAATTTAAGAAAGACGCCGTAGCGCTAGTCTCTGAGCAAGGGTATTCAATTCCTAAAGCAGCAGAGGCTGTAGGAACAACAACCAATAACCTGCGACGCTGGATAAAGGAACTGAAGCAGGAAGAAGACGGTGTGAGGTTGGATGTAGGCGAGCGCGCAGAATTAGAGCGATTACGACGTGAAAATAAGCAGTTGCGGATGGAGAAAGAAATCC CTAAAAAAGGCCAGCGCCTTCTTTGCGAAAGAAATGAAATAAAGTACAGCTTTATTGAAAAACAGCAAGGCAGCTTTCCTGTTAGGGTGCTCTGCCGGGTAATGCAGGTAAGTAAGACTAGTTATTACGACTGGTGTTACCGTGGCAATAGCTCAATAGATGCTCAAACATGGCAATTATGCCATCGTTTGAAGGCCCTATTTGCAGAATCTAGACAGAGTCTCGGAAGTCGTCGGCTAATGAAGCTGTTACGTAAAGAAGGCTTTGAAGTCGGGCGCTATCGAGTCCGCAAGCTCATGAAAAAGCTAGGCTTGGCAGTAAAGCGCAAGAAGCGATTTACACTGACGACAGACAGTAAACATCACCTGCCGGTCGCAGAGAACCTTCTTAATAGGGAGTTCTCACCGAGTGCTAAAAACCAAGTCTGGACGACTGATATTACATATATTTGGACTTCGCAGGGCTGGCTGTACTTGGCGGTAGTGATTGATCTCTATTCTCGCAGGATTGTTGGTTGGCATCTAGATCGAAAGATGGAAACGGCCCTGGTAACTCGTGCGTTGATGATGGCTGTCAATTTGCGTACGCCCCCAAAAGGTCTCCTGCATCACTCTGATCGTGGCAGTCAGTATGCCAGCCATACCTACCAAACGTTATTGAGTCAGCAGGGGATGGTGTGTTCAATGAGCCGTAAGGGAAATTGTTGGGACAACGCACCGACTGAACGTTTCTTCAGTAGCTTGAAGCGGGAGTGGTTAACGGAAAACCTCTATCCGACAAGGGAGGATGCGGTAGCAGATGTAAGGGCCTATATTGCTTATTACAACTCACGCAGAATACATACAACACTGGGAGACCTAGCCCCGATCGAATTTGAGAAATGTGCTTAA
- a CDS encoding M3 family metallopeptidase → MRKSLLILAILATAACSESSKNNSIGSEQAREAGSKQVTAELTAQVSKDNPLLSPSELQYQAPDFSRIKDEHFEPAFKQGMAEHLQEIQAIAENTDPVSFSNTIVAMEKAGGLLTRVSRVFFNLVGTDSNEARRALQSKMAPRLAAHSDSIYLNEALFSRVESLYSQRVALEMDPESERLLEVYYDKFIKAGAKLSAEEKLTLRALNEEHSTLTTQFSQNLLKLSKTIAVVVDDQSELDGLSESKIESAAEAAAAAGHKDKFLISITNTTRQPVLTSLKNRELRQRIWEASANRGTSGELDNRPIVQRLVQIRAQKADLLGYKNWAEYQLVNTMAEKPDSVMDMLNSMVPAVVKNTKAEQTDIQAMIKSEGGDFDVQPWDWAYYAEKVRQQKYDLNENEVREFFEFNRVLHDGLFYTMNRLYGIHFEARPDLPVYHPDVQAFELFDHDGKSLAIFYADYFARDGKRGGAWMNSFVGQSGLLEQKPVVVNVMNIPKGPEGEPTLVSFDHVTTMFHELGHGIHGMFSNVRYPSLAGTSVSRDFVEFPSTFEEDWASVPEVLENYAYHYKTAERIPAELLEKVLKAKNFNMGFDTLEYMSAALLDMEWHSLPGDAEPQDVAEFEAKALKKHGVDLQAVPPRYKSTYFAHSIGGGYSAGYYAYMWSEILAADAFAYIRVRGGLTRKNGDWYRQNILEVGNSRPPMESYVKFRGQEPTTEALLIRRGLNLGSE, encoded by the coding sequence ATGCGCAAATCTCTTCTAATCTTGGCTATTTTGGCTACTGCAGCGTGCTCAGAATCATCGAAAAATAATTCGATAGGCTCTGAACAAGCCCGTGAAGCAGGAAGTAAACAAGTCACTGCTGAGCTGACGGCACAGGTAAGTAAAGACAACCCTCTGTTAAGTCCCAGTGAACTGCAATATCAGGCGCCCGATTTTAGTCGAATCAAGGATGAACATTTTGAGCCAGCATTCAAACAGGGTATGGCGGAGCATTTGCAGGAAATTCAGGCGATTGCAGAAAACACTGATCCGGTCAGCTTCAGTAATACTATTGTTGCGATGGAAAAAGCCGGTGGCCTCTTGACCCGTGTTTCCCGCGTCTTTTTTAATCTGGTTGGCACTGATAGCAACGAAGCCCGTCGTGCACTACAAAGCAAAATGGCCCCACGGCTTGCTGCCCATTCCGATAGTATCTACCTGAATGAAGCTTTATTTTCCAGGGTTGAGTCTCTTTATAGCCAGCGTGTTGCTCTCGAAATGGATCCGGAGTCCGAGCGCCTGCTGGAAGTTTACTATGATAAATTCATAAAGGCCGGTGCCAAGCTGTCAGCAGAAGAAAAATTAACTCTACGCGCGCTGAACGAGGAGCACTCCACGCTCACTACGCAGTTCAGCCAAAACCTGCTCAAACTGAGTAAAACGATCGCTGTTGTTGTCGATGATCAGAGCGAACTAGACGGGCTTTCCGAGAGTAAGATTGAATCTGCTGCTGAAGCTGCGGCAGCCGCTGGTCACAAAGACAAGTTCCTGATCAGTATCACCAATACCACCCGTCAGCCCGTACTCACATCTTTGAAGAATCGTGAGCTGCGTCAGCGTATCTGGGAAGCTTCTGCCAACCGTGGAACCTCTGGTGAACTGGATAATCGTCCTATCGTTCAACGGCTGGTCCAGATCCGTGCGCAGAAAGCAGATTTGCTGGGTTATAAAAACTGGGCCGAGTATCAGCTGGTCAACACCATGGCTGAGAAGCCGGATAGCGTGATGGATATGCTGAATTCCATGGTGCCGGCTGTAGTGAAAAATACCAAGGCAGAGCAGACCGATATCCAGGCTATGATCAAAAGTGAAGGCGGTGATTTTGATGTGCAACCGTGGGACTGGGCTTACTATGCTGAGAAGGTGCGTCAGCAGAAGTATGACCTGAATGAAAACGAAGTGCGTGAGTTCTTTGAGTTCAATCGCGTCTTGCACGATGGTCTGTTCTACACCATGAATCGCCTATACGGCATTCACTTTGAGGCTCGCCCAGATCTGCCTGTGTATCATCCTGATGTTCAGGCATTTGAGCTGTTTGATCATGATGGCAAAAGCCTTGCGATCTTCTATGCCGATTATTTTGCCCGTGATGGCAAGCGTGGTGGTGCCTGGATGAATTCCTTTGTTGGTCAGTCTGGCCTGCTGGAGCAGAAGCCCGTCGTAGTGAATGTGATGAATATTCCCAAGGGGCCGGAAGGTGAGCCGACACTGGTGAGCTTTGATCATGTGACCACGATGTTTCACGAGCTGGGGCATGGTATTCATGGAATGTTTTCCAACGTGCGTTACCCGAGCTTAGCTGGTACCAGCGTATCCCGTGACTTCGTAGAGTTCCCATCTACCTTTGAGGAGGACTGGGCGAGCGTGCCAGAAGTGCTGGAAAACTATGCTTATCACTACAAAACTGCTGAGCGTATCCCGGCGGAACTTCTGGAAAAGGTGTTGAAAGCCAAGAACTTCAACATGGGTTTCGATACGCTGGAGTATATGTCTGCCGCGTTACTGGATATGGAATGGCACTCTCTGCCGGGTGATGCTGAGCCTCAGGATGTGGCCGAATTTGAAGCCAAGGCATTGAAGAAACACGGTGTTGACCTGCAGGCAGTACCGCCGCGCTACAAGTCCACCTATTTTGCCCATTCCATCGGTGGAGGCTATTCTGCCGGTTATTATGCTTACATGTGGAGTGAAATCTTGGCCGCAGATGCCTTCGCTTATATTCGCGTTCGTGGTGGCCTGACCAGAAAGAATGGCGACTGGTATCGTCAGAATATTCTCGAAGTGGGTAACTCCCGTCCCCCGATGGAATCTTATGTGAAGTTCCGCGGTCAGGAACCGACCACTGAGGCGTTGCTGATTCGCCGTGGACTGAACCTCGGTAGTGAGTAG
- a CDS encoding LysR family transcriptional regulator: MTLEQLRYFKAIVEGGSLKAAAQTLHRTQPTISAAIKKLEADLNLQLFDRDQYRSTLTADGKALYERSKHVLAEAHSFESLAKQLVAGEELEVGIAFTSAIPVGPILSAIRQCKIEYPKTRLEVYSENGLGPLDLLKAGQVSIAIIPWTQTYDQLDSIHLMNMKFISVIAGNSPLLTQYEEVPRQVMLRHPQVIISGRKSSTKTYGVLEGGDQWRVNDFPTKKEIILQGMGWGTLPEHMIEAELEQGLLSPIAVEGIPKPQELEVRVARQASDPMGPVASYLWQLFLNLQGLH, translated from the coding sequence ATGACTTTGGAACAATTACGATATTTTAAGGCGATAGTTGAAGGGGGCTCGCTAAAAGCTGCTGCCCAAACACTTCACCGAACACAGCCCACTATAAGCGCCGCCATCAAGAAATTAGAGGCAGACCTCAATCTACAACTATTTGATCGGGACCAATACAGGAGCACACTCACAGCTGACGGCAAAGCCCTGTATGAACGATCCAAACATGTACTAGCTGAAGCCCACTCGTTTGAGAGCTTAGCTAAACAGCTAGTCGCAGGAGAAGAACTGGAAGTAGGTATTGCGTTTACTTCCGCCATACCAGTCGGCCCAATACTCAGCGCAATCCGTCAGTGCAAAATTGAGTACCCAAAAACACGCTTGGAGGTCTATTCCGAAAATGGCCTTGGGCCACTGGACTTATTGAAGGCAGGCCAGGTTTCCATAGCTATTATTCCGTGGACTCAAACCTACGACCAGCTTGATTCCATTCATCTAATGAATATGAAATTCATTTCTGTGATCGCTGGCAACTCTCCCCTACTTACCCAATACGAGGAAGTCCCAAGGCAGGTTATGCTACGCCATCCCCAGGTGATCATCAGTGGCAGGAAGTCATCCACTAAAACCTACGGGGTGCTTGAAGGGGGCGATCAATGGAGAGTTAACGATTTTCCGACTAAAAAAGAAATTATCCTTCAAGGTATGGGTTGGGGCACGCTACCAGAACATATGATAGAAGCGGAGCTTGAACAGGGCTTATTATCGCCCATTGCAGTGGAAGGGATACCAAAACCGCAAGAACTGGAAGTGCGGGTGGCTAGACAAGCTTCTGATCCGATGGGACCCGTAGCAAGTTATCTTTGGCAATTATTCCTAAACCTTCAGGGCCTTCATTAG
- a CDS encoding TetR/AcrR family transcriptional regulator translates to MPYTKEHKESTRRRILESAFRLFTVKGFDGVTVNGVMKDCGLTRGAFYAHFDSKAVLYRESLKYAVNGTKLAELKPAGTTDKAWLCLLLDGYLSLEHVRGEYPCPLAFLATDIVMHDKETKATYANVYDGMNKAILEYAKNYVDCDENDILSVTAMLIGAVAIARTVVV, encoded by the coding sequence ATGCCGTATACAAAAGAGCATAAGGAATCTACTCGCAGACGAATTCTTGAAAGCGCATTCAGGCTATTTACAGTCAAGGGCTTTGATGGCGTTACAGTGAATGGAGTTATGAAAGATTGCGGGCTCACCAGAGGAGCGTTCTATGCTCACTTCGACAGCAAGGCAGTGTTGTATCGCGAGTCCTTAAAGTATGCAGTCAATGGCACTAAGCTTGCTGAACTTAAGCCAGCTGGCACCACCGATAAGGCATGGCTATGCCTACTGCTTGATGGGTACCTTAGCTTAGAGCATGTGCGTGGGGAATACCCATGTCCACTGGCATTTTTGGCTACAGATATAGTCATGCATGATAAAGAAACAAAAGCAACTTATGCTAACGTCTACGATGGCATGAACAAAGCTATTTTGGAGTACGCTAAAAATTATGTTGATTGTGACGAAAATGACATTTTATCGGTAACTGCAATGCTCATTGGTGCGGTAGCCATAGCAAGAACTGTAGTGGTCTAA